Part of the Lotus japonicus ecotype B-129 chromosome 6, LjGifu_v1.2 genome, tttggaGGTCTAAAACCCTTGCTTGAGTGGTTTTACCCTTGGACCGGCCCTGATCTCCGGGTTTTCTTACCTATAATAGAATGGTCTAATTCCATATTTTGTGGGATATTCTCGAATTTGAGCTCTCGATCGATAAGTATTATTTCTATGAGtttccttctcttttttttgaaagtataaAATTAATGTATAAAATGAATAAGAAATAGATGGTTCATGCTAATGAACTTTAATTCAGGCTTTGAACAGGGCACCCATTTCTATTTACATTTTGTCTGCAACATATGCAGATCACTCCTCTATCTTACAACTACAAAACCTCAACCGCTGTGCAATGCATGTTTGGAAGCTTCTCTAACAGATCAACAGTCAACATGGACGCCTTCTTTGGCTTTGGCTTTGGCTTTGGCATCCTCTCAGAATTATATCCCAACGACAGAGGAGTTGTTGAAGTGTTCCTCTCACAAGGACCCAACCACTTAGCTTGCATGTACCTGTGCTTCCTCCATGGCCCCAAGTgcatttttttctccttcatgcACCTTTTCGCCGCCATGCATAAGATCTTTATCACGTTGCTTAATCTTTCTACTTTCCCTACAAACACCTCCGGCAGCTTCCGGACGAGTCGGTTGTAGTCTTCGCTTCCCTTTGCCATCTCAAACTCTGCTCGGAAATTCAACTCTATCATCACCCTCACCACCCCTTTCTTTGAGTTTGTATTGTCTATCACATCCAAAAAACTGTGTTCCCCTGCACATAGTTTGATAATAATTAAGTCTAAGAAATATTAACTCAATTTTAAATTCACATGTCAAGAAATTCTAATTAAATATCCCTAGAATATTTTTTGAAACACAAGTTGTCGTAAGATTTAATattcatgaaccaactatctcaTAAAACTTACAGTGTCGGCCGCGCATAATGATCAAAATCTAGACCGGTGATAGGCCGATATCATGTTATGaactaaatatataaaatacataaaatgcaaattaattaattaatacatGTTCTTATCATCATCACTACATCCCTACAAACTAGAGTGCTAATTAAGTAATAATTTAGACATAATTTATTTTGTCTAGTTATAATTTGAAAGTTACTAGTATCAAGTCAATCTTATCTTAATTATGAAGATCactttatatttattaagaTAAACTAAACAAGAAAAAGGTgcaattatatttaaataaattatattatattatatacctGATGGAATATCCGGTGAGCTTCTCCATTTTGTTCTGCAAACTGCGCTATTATAACCTGCATTCTGAAGCCTCCTAGAAACTTCCCTCATCAAGCAGTTTCTGCAACTGGTCACAGCCACCTCTCTGCTGCAACCACACACGGTTGCTCCGCTCTGTAATTCCAGAATCGCTTCTTTCGTCACTTGCCTTATCCTTGATTCCAATGAACTCGTTCTGCATATATTCGCctgaaaatcaaaatcaaattaaatacaaagaaaattaattaaaacatttttactTAGAGCGCaagccaaatcagaaaattaaattcacaAATCTGAAATTAAAGAATGCTTCCGTTAATTAATGCATCAATTACCTGCAAAACCTGATGTTGATTCTCCCAGAAGCTTCTATCCTCCTCAACGGTGTCGTTCAGATCCTTCTCCGGTTCATCTTCAACATTCAATTCCATTTCCTCACTACTAGCACTCTGACCTAACATCACCTCACCTCCGTCGTCAAGAAATTCAAACTCAACAACATCACCAACACTCTGATCTGGTTGCTGCAGATCACCATACACGAACTCGAAGCTATGGCGATTCTTCAGAAACCTGGTTACTCTACCAGCCATGGAGATCGAAGTTCCACCCATGGTGATGAAGATTAAGTAACTgaatttgttttcttcttggCATGGATCATGCTTGTGTGTCAGTGCTTTATATACCGAGATTTTTGGGATCAACGCGCCGCGTGAATGTGAATTCTGGAAGCTGACGTGGCGGTGATTGATTGGGTGATTCAGATCTGACCAGAGTCATATAACTTGGACCGAACAGCACGGATCCACGTCAGTACCCGTCCAATAATTCCAACCTACTATTTTCTTCCCTAACCATATGGATATACTCGAATATTCATATTTCTGTTTTTTATTCCACTTCAATTATTTAATTACCACcataatttttagatttttatattgaaaaaaaatcatttttgaaAGTTTATATTTCTTTATCTTTAGCATCTAATGgtatttttcaaaaaagaaaaaaaagcatCTAATGGTATTTTAGGAGATTATACGCTCAGGGTAAATGAATATTCTGAGCAcccaaaaaataagaaattagcTAGCTAGAGATGACCTTTTATTCCAAAATAATctatttttcaatttatatcCATGTTCGACATACGTGGCATTAGATACGTAATTACTACCTTCTAGAAAAAAAGATACGTAATTACTGAAAATATAATTTCGGTTTAATTGGAAAATGACTCtgttcaaagaaaaaaaatgactaaatcttctaaatgtgtTGATAATGGATTTTGATAGTTAGGATTGAGATTAAATCTTTACCTATTAAGTAGAAGAGATGTATCAATATCATTATCAATTCCTTGCTGCGTAAGTTATATGAATAAATTTTATGACCATTCAATTTCATCTTGAAGGGTAATGAATAAAATTTATCTAATAGTCACATGATCATGACGACGAGCCAATTAAAATTGTTACGGGACTTTTTCTAAAAAGTCATATAACACGGTATTTTAATGTTAATCGATCACTTGTGATTAGTTCAAATAGTCATTATTTTTTGTGTTTTCACATAAAAAATGTCTTATATGATACATTTGTGGACTAGAAATACATATAAAAGTTTAATTTCAATGCAGAGCGATCGTTTAAAGACTTTTTTACAACcagtcaaattttaaaattatatatgacaaaacaataaattaaataaaatagattttttttgttacaaggagGGAGAAGACCCCCGACGCACTAACTACGCCCAGCAGAACGAGACAAGGAATTTGCCTCAACCAAATCCTTTGCCATCAACGAATGACACCCCCAAATGGAGAATCGAACTAATGAGTCCCAAACGGAAGTCCCAAACCAACTTGAGCTACATAATCTGCCAAAGCATTTGCCTCCCTGTAATGATTGGTTGATAATGTAAATATTTTACACTCTaatgtatttaaattttttcctCTTTAATACACAAATATAATAAGAGAAAATGATACTAATATAATCAtagcattttaaaaaaatattgatcaCTGAAATCAAACAGCTCACATATTCAACACAAATATGCAATTTTGATGTTTTTGTTGataaacatttttttacacATTGTTTTTCCTCTATCTCTTTCCTACCCATTATTATGTTATCTCTCAATCATTTTCTTGTATCCCGGATTGTCACTTACATCCCTGTTTTTCTCTTATCCTTCCATCATCTACACAAAAATGGTTGTTTAAAGTTATCATTTTAATTTGACAATTTAAGGCAAGAAAATTAACTAGTGTAAGCAAGAATAAATGAAAacgaaagaaaaaaacaaacatGTGTTTGATGAGGTTCCCGTATCCTAATCATGTGATTGGATAGGGACCACGTGATTAGGCATGATGTGGATTGAGCTGCAACGTTGCGAGATCATGGCCGTCGATTTAAGATCTTATCCGATGGGAGAGTAGGTGGGGCCAACATGTTACTTGAGAACATATTTAAAATGAGATTTATGAGAAAATACGCGGCGTCTTGCGAATGGTTTAGTGGAAAGAGATTCCTCACCCCATGGAGAGTACATCATGTCATCATCATTATCAATTATCATACTGACACAGGCGACAGATTGGAGGGCttttttgtaattttgtggTTGTGCAATAATGTTGACACCCCACCACCAGGTCATTTTTTTCTCCCGGGTAGGGCGAATATGCCTTGACACTATAGTGTTCGATAATGTTtcattcacacctctcttttgaggtggaatggtgagagagataggaagaaaagaaaaaataagagagagaaaatatgagatatgatagataataaaataagagagatagaaataaaaagaggtgaaaatgaagtgtttaaaaaataaggtgtgtatatatcattactcctaGAGTATTCCTTAGAAATTGACTTCACTAGCTACATGATTAAGTGTGTGGATCAACGTTTTTAGTATAATTGGATTTGATCATAATTAGATCTAGCCAAAATTGACTCTAGGAACGTAATTTTAAGTGATGAGGTGATTTATGTTTGATACATTTACgtataatttattttcataactAAACTATTGTGAATTACGCAAAATCGGAATAGTCAAATGAAGAAGCTACTCTATATCAATTCTGTCATATCAACATGCATTGTAAAATTGATTCTCAAAATTGGTTCTTAAACATTTTAAAACGCTAGAGATCCACATTTGGGAATTACAACCAAATACACCCTAAATTATCATACATTATGTTCAAAATGATTtgttatacattttttttcataacaAAGCAAGGTTTAATTTCCCTTCAACGTAAGACGAATTTGAAATTTGAGTCAAATCCAaatcacaaaataaaaatattacaaCTTTTAAATCAGGTTAGTGtaataattcaaattaaataaatataaaaagaattaaTATTGCAAATTAATCCAAAAGTTTCATGTCACttataaattaaaaagaaaatatgctcCGATAGTGTAAAGATCTTCACACATACATTCAACCACATCTATTTGTttgataatttaaatatttttaaattcaaatctaatataattatatgtgataaacaaataattttgtttggaAGCGATAAACAAATAAATTTTGCATTAGATAAATAACGCATATAATTTCTTCTAGAATGATAGATTAGGATATTCGATTGTTCTCAAGAAATTCtgatgtgtatatatatatatatatatattttgtgtatttgttttaaaaataagttAGGAGTTCCTCTTTGGAACTAGAACTAGTGCGTGTTTTGAGGCCACATTCATCTGCTCATGATTGTATGAgttaaatgaatttttttaggcaaatgttagtggttactCTCTCCAtttcaaaatataagttgtttaaggttgtgcacattgtttaaTGACTCATCActtaataaatattttgattgaaaTGCCCCTATTTAAAGTTTGTTATATTAAGTAGAGAAAGATGTTATTATTGGGTTAGGACATAGTGAGCGTTGTAATTGGTATAAATTGAAAGTAAtaattaagagatataatattaaatgagagcattttttttagataaacaatttattatattgaaatgaagtacaataGGTATTTCAAACCAATACAAGTAGTAGAATGGTAACAAGAAGGAAGAAAGCCTAAAAATACAAGGTAACATCAAAGATCCTACAACTAATAAGCCCACCACCcgtgaaggaaaaaaaattacataagtTCTTTCAAAAATCAAGAGGAAGTCTCCATGGAGAACAATACATATCAAGATATCAAGATGAAAATTTGTCAAATACCATAACCCCACCGAGAGTCATCCAACAAGCCAGCAGCAGCTAATTAAATTCCAATACTATTCCAATACAATGCTTTCAGGTGTCACCAAAGCTCTCCAACATGAGTTATCAACAATCAACAATACAGCACACCTCCAAGAGAAACATAAATACCGAAGAGCCAAGAGTGATGCAGTAACCACTAAAACCTTCAAAGCAAAGACACCAACATGTCTGTTAGTGTCAAAAAACAGTAGGCTAATGAGAAACATGTGTTATCCTCCCAACATAGAGGTGCCAAGAAAAGCTTCCAAAGATATACAAGCTAATGGCACCACCGCTAATTACCAGCGCTACAAGCCACCACTTAGAAATTAACAGCACCCGACCCCAGCCTACACAAGACAACACCCCGTGAGTCAATCACCAAGCTAGCTCCCACTCATTGAGTTTGCATaacaatttatattttcaaatatagtaacaaattctaaaacaacttatattttggaacggagagagcagttgttagtaattacaaatgTTAATCCCTAGGGTTCGAACTCTGGACCTCTATCTTTAACACCTATTTCTACTGTTAGCTTAATCAAGTGAGCTACCCCTCTCACCCCATGAATTAAATGAATTAATAACTTAATAATTGAGTTGATCTAACGGTTTAACATTTTGCCCCATAAATAAGTAAGTGATAATTCGATTTCTAATGCTTGTAAATAGTTAAAATCATCGGCCAATCTATTAGACTATTACTATTTAATTTGCTAATTAACAATGAAGCGGGCGATTTATCTCATATCTATCAAGTGTAGAATACAATGGTTAACGTGGGAAAAAATAATCAATGAGGGGAATGTGCATGCTATTGCTTGAGACAACGGCCTTTTGTTTTTTCCTGAAAGCCAAACTTTACATGAGAAACTATGCCCCACTTCACATGACTGCTTCCAAGTTTTCAATTGATTGGAAAATAATTGATGTGTTATGTTTGGGAAACAATTATTTCACAAAAGccacaaaaatggaaaaaataaaaacgtCAAAGAGCGATTGTTATCGTTCATAAACTTTTACGCAAACACAAGTTGCAATTTTAATTCCATTTATTGTGTTTATACTAATGATGAACGCCACAACGCGCGCAACATGCATTGTAATAGCTGAAATAATACCAGCATTGAATCACAGTGGTCACAATCATAGCCACATTGGCGGTAGACTGGGAGCTGCAAGCTCACTTTTAAAATAATGCCATCTACCGATCAAGAATATGTGGTTACCAGTAGGGGTGTTtgcggattggattggatcggttttgaggagaaaaatcatccgattcgatctcatcggttttatgattttgtcatccaattgattttttactaaatccaaatccgaaccaatccgatccaatctatagtggtttggattggattggattgttcggtttttatttcacttttttatactttgaaattgtgttgcataaattttaaaaatatataatatatgataaatacaacgatacaaaatttataacattaatatagcatttataaattataacatagtcaacatatttttaaattatgattataattgtttaatttgatgcatgtatatagttcaaataattacttgaacttttttttattaaaacgtaattttataaataagcatgtgtgatataatcaatatgtactatgtaagtgtaaatgaaatgatatatgtataactaaaagtatacatatttgtgaatgttcggtttggattggattagttcggttttggaaatcaaatccgaaatccgatccgatccgatccaataaataatttcggttttttcaattttcagtccgttcggttttcggtttgattggatttcgATTTTTTTATATCGATTtgtcggttttgtttggattggttcggttatgaacacccctatttAACATATAGCATGTAGCCAAACAGATAAGATATGCAAACCTTTCAGTTCGGTGcatcatttattattattattattatttatcagAAAGCAAGATATATCGATCGATAGTGTTCTGCATGTGCCTTGTCCATTTATCTGTTCCAAGAATATGCAAGATATCTCTCTCCAATCGCAGAGGATActattttctgttacttttgaAAAGGGAAATGTTCTCTTCAGGTTCAGGAAATATGTATTGATTTAAAATTTGACTGTAATACAATATGGACGTGTAATTCAGCAGGTGTCGTTCACTAATTATTATATGTTCCTTTCATGATCGTGTTTGGATCAGGAGCCGTACATTGGAGACACAGACTTCAATCAAAACAAGGAAGGCCAAGAGGCAAGAGCAGAAATCCTTTTTCGGTCAATCCAAAAAACTAATTTGTATGGTAGTAGTGGCCCAGCCCAATTATCATTTACGAAAGtccaaacaaaaaacaaagagaCCCTACTGGTTTaacaattttgttttatttgttttgaaattttaatattgttttttatcTTCACGTTCCATTGACGGGATTATGCTtcgaccaaaaaataaaaacggGATTATGCCACATGTAAGCCTATCTTTGCTTCTAGGGGTGGGAATAGACCAGGCCGTTCGTAGGGGCCTATGATCTAGCCTACCACAGGCCCATGTCAAATTGATAAATAGTCAAGACTTAGGCTTTTTGAAAAGTCTATTTAATTTAACAGGCTAGGCTTAGGCCATTCAAAAAGCCTCGTAAGCCTTATAAgctagcctatttaagtaaatataaTTAGTATTTTTCTGGTACATTATAAATATgattagtataaatatattttaccattAATGATGTTTATATCAAAAACTTAtcataatatcttgatattatatacttattgacatttttatatatttaaacaaattgacttatataatgattcaaagttataagtctacttagaaatatatatatgacGTGTTTAAATACCTTAATATGAAGTGTGATTTTAATTGGACTCTCTGActctaagaaaccaacataatctTGTTTAGTTTCGTCTCTACCTAGTAGCTTATAATATTAAAAGTCTGattgttgaaaaaattattttagtataatttaacatgttagcttataagtttgatAGTTTCTTTACATATAAGTTTGTCAGCAAACGTAAAACTCTTCTAGTGAAACGGGCCTTTAAACAGGCTAACAGGCCAAACCATGCTTTAGGGAAGGCCAGACCAGGCTTGAAAAAAAACATTTGACAGGCCACAGGCTAGGCTCAggccttaagatttttaaacagGTTGTGCCTATTTACGCAAAGCCTACTTAGGCCCaacctattcccacccctattTGCTTCCAAGAATCGAGCATCACTCAACCATTTTTTGTGTTCTTTCTAATTCTTAAAATCTTGTTGTGTTATGAAAGAAGTCTCACTTCTATTAGGACTCACATATATGGGGCTCCTGGTCCATATgctatattttactattttcttGTGTTTTTAAGTGATAATGTAATGGCCCATACATGACCTTTTTCATTCTAAGGTTGTTTAACTCAGACTTTGTTATAAATTGTACGTTTTTTTAATGGAAAGGTAATCAGACATTTGTCTCATTTTATCCCTTTCTTAGGCTTTGATAGTTTTCTTCTTATTAGTTCATAGCTGATCCATATTGATATGGATTTCTTCCTATCATGTTATTAGCCGGAATTACTTCCAATGATAGCAAATCAACTTACTCAATTTTGTGATTGAAGATGCCCATGATTCATTCACATGGGTAATAAAACAACTCATTTGTTAATTAATAGCATCAAACAATGAATAATTAATTGTGAGAGTGCAATGTGATTGATAAATCTCTAACATACTTAAAATGTTTTGATTCGTTTACATCATCATCTCTCTTATCATATTAAGGTTTGATTCATAGTTCAAAGGACACCAAATTTGATGCATTACTCTCAGTACAGCCAGAATTCAAACCATTCTAATTTTTCTTCATTGATGATCCATgtctttatttaatttatgttttttttcctaCATTGTTCATAATGTGGACACATGTGGAATCCCAATAAGGTTGTTTCCTAAGCAAGGTGCATGGTTTAGGACTCATTATCCTCTTGAATCCAAGGACTCTGGTTTGGTCTCCCAACATTCTTAAGCGCCTTCCAAACAACACTGTTACACATGAAACCAGACCCAGCAGCTATCTGACAAACCCGATCACCCTTCTTGACCCTTTCTTCAAACTCAAGATACGCAAGCTCATACCAGTTGCTACTGCTCGAAGTGTTGCCAAACCGCTCCAGCGTCTTCCTCGATGCTTCCATGTACTCCTCCATCAGCTCCAGATTCTTCTGCACCTCATCCAGCACCTTCTTGCTCGTTGCCACAATACACACATGCTCGAATGCAAGCTTGTAATCTGGAATGTATGGCTTCGTTTTCTTCCTTCTGAATACCAAGTTGGTGAAGAAGTGAAACTGCTCTGAAACTGGCAGAACCAGAGGGCCAAGTGTGGTGATGTTATCCTTCAGTGCATTGCCTCCAACTTCAATCACATCTTTGCTCACGGAAATTCCCTTCCTTCCTTCACTGTCTTCCTTTAGTCGTATGCTTTGGTAGCTTTTGTTGTCCATTCCTTTGTGAGTTCGAACCAGCTGCaacatgcattgataatgtttgtTAGAATTCACAGATGGAGAAACATGGGACTTCAAGGTGTATTGATATTGAGAAGGTTTGAACTTGTAGCATATAGTATGTGTTTGTTTCTATGTTTGAAGTATGCAAATGTCTCTATGTTTGAAGTATGCAAATGTGATTTTACATATAACTCATACTACCTGTTTGACAATGAGTTCAACGGAAATCTAAATAGATATGTATGTGTTTGAGTTCGTATTAAAGTAATGATAATATGTACTCGATTTCACATATTTTAACGCACACTACTGTTTGACATTGAGTTCAACCGAAATCTAAACATGTATATACCTGTTTGAGTTCATATTTGGCACGCCATCTATCTAGGCGGAAATTA contains:
- the LOC130726215 gene encoding uncharacterized protein LOC130726215, translating into MGGTSISMAGRVTRFLKNRHSFEFVYGDLQQPDQSVGDVVEFEFLDDGGEVMLGQSASSEEMELNVEDEPEKDLNDTVEEDRSFWENQHQVLQANICRTSSLESRIRQVTKEAILELQSGATVCGCSREVAVTSCRNCLMREVSRRLQNAGYNSAVCRTKWRSSPDIPSGEHSFLDVIDNTNSKKGVVRVMIELNFRAEFEMAKGSEDYNRLVRKLPEVFVGKVERLSNVIKILCMAAKRCMKEKKMHLGPWRKHRYMQAKWLGPCERNTSTTPLSLGYNSERMPKPKPKPKKASMLTVDLLEKLPNMHCTAVEVL